The following are encoded together in the Bacteroidales bacterium genome:
- a CDS encoding AAA family ATPase, producing the protein MIAINSKILTESVLLKFPYEPTPDQRHFMEQFSDFLFSGAKNEIMLVKGYAGTGKTILVATLVQVLRALNRGFVLLAPTGRAAKVLSQYSGFPASTIHRKIYRKLLSPSGLAEFVRDRNLHTDTVFIVDEASMIGETSRDVSLFGSGNLLSDLISYVYGGQNCRLVLMGDTAQLPPVGLRVSPALQPEVLQRFGLSVRNVMLTEVLRQASGSGILSFATSLRNMLEREEYGKPVVERDWFSDIALIAPAEVPEHIEQEYRKQGMENVIVICRSNRQSNRYNAGIRRQILFREEELSSGDVMMVVKNDYFWLAEGEAMGFIANGDILRLKRIRRYDELYGFHFADASVVFPDYNDLEADVKLLLDTITAEAPSLPAEKQKELMQAILQEYDMASGKKIQDYLHTNPWFNAIQVKFAYAVTCHKAQGGQWHTVFIDPGRQEEYDREYIRWLYTAVTRGTDKVYLVSY; encoded by the coding sequence ATGATTGCAATCAATTCTAAGATACTGACAGAAAGTGTATTATTGAAATTTCCTTATGAACCGACTCCCGATCAGAGGCACTTTATGGAGCAATTCAGTGATTTTCTTTTTTCGGGGGCGAAGAACGAAATTATGCTCGTAAAGGGGTATGCCGGAACCGGAAAAACAATTCTTGTAGCCACCCTGGTGCAGGTTCTCCGTGCTCTGAACAGAGGGTTTGTTCTGCTGGCTCCAACGGGACGTGCAGCAAAAGTATTGTCACAGTATTCTGGTTTTCCGGCCAGTACGATTCACAGAAAAATATACCGGAAGTTGCTTTCTCCTTCCGGTCTGGCAGAATTTGTGCGCGACAGGAATCTGCATACTGATACTGTATTTATTGTGGATGAAGCCTCGATGATAGGAGAAACAAGCCGTGATGTGTCTCTGTTTGGATCGGGAAATTTGCTTTCCGATCTAATTTCGTACGTCTATGGCGGTCAGAATTGCCGGTTGGTGCTCATGGGCGATACGGCGCAGTTGCCTCCGGTGGGCCTCCGGGTAAGTCCTGCATTACAGCCTGAAGTGCTTCAGCGATTCGGGCTTTCGGTGCGAAATGTTATGCTCACCGAAGTTCTGAGGCAGGCATCCGGTTCGGGCATTCTTTCTTTCGCTACCTCCCTGCGGAATATGCTGGAAAGGGAGGAATACGGCAAGCCCGTTGTTGAACGGGACTGGTTTTCTGATATTGCGCTAATTGCACCCGCTGAAGTGCCTGAGCATATTGAACAGGAATACCGGAAGCAGGGAATGGAAAATGTGATCGTAATCTGTCGCTCCAATCGTCAGAGTAACCGGTATAACGCAGGAATCAGGCGTCAGATTCTTTTCCGTGAAGAGGAACTTTCGTCAGGTGATGTTATGATGGTGGTCAAAAACGATTATTTCTGGCTTGCAGAGGGAGAAGCAATGGGATTTATTGCCAACGGGGATATTCTGCGGTTAAAACGTATACGGCGTTATGACGAACTTTATGGTTTCCATTTTGCTGATGCCTCGGTGGTATTTCCTGACTATAATGATCTGGAGGCTGATGTGAAACTGCTGCTCGATACGATAACGGCAGAGGCTCCATCCTTGCCGGCTGAAAAACAGAAAGAGCTCATGCAGGCCATATTGCAGGAGTATGATATGGCTTCGGGGAAAAAAATACAGGATTATTTGCACACGAATCCCTGGTTTAATGCCATCCAGGTTAAGTTTGCCTACGCGGTAACATGCCATAAGGCGCAGGGGGGGCAATGGCATACGGTATTTATTGATCCCGGCCGCCAGGAAGAGTATGACCGGGAATACATCCGCTGGCTATATACGGCGGTTACCAGAGGTACCGACAAGGTTTATCTGGTATCTTATTGA